Proteins encoded together in one Synechococcus sp. A15-62 window:
- a CDS encoding UPF0182 family protein — MQIEWLWFDQFNLANVLLERWLLQLLLAGVAMLPLLAARAWSRQFRQQRLTSSQGISLRGWPYGIALLICAGVVLISALLTLDLLALAIRDPFQLGDWQSNVWPHNRIGSVVKLVQVGGIGLAMAWLRLRPWLGRIVAASWVVVVSRAWGIWSLALWIPDESTKDPLLGTDLSFGLGRFAGVHLALDLLLLGAAFTLVFELWRVLASSQAISDWASPAFSPRQIRLIRLLSALLLLGAAGLVWLSRHQLLWTQHGLVAGAGWLQAHMTLPLRGFATLLLVLMGLALLLPCQRRLRQFLALALATLVLLETVATPLTRWLVVRPREFALQERYLKNAIEATQWGFQLDQIKSQVDDPSRFSPTDREEGASTLENVRIWDSGPLLEANRQLQQLRVYYRFSNAAVDRYPLNQDSDSSQQVIVSARELDQSALPRRSKTWQNRHFIFTHGYGFTVSPVNERRDDGLPSYFIKGLGTETKIAGNPALGIERSEVEEEIPVGDAALYYGMLPSPYAIAPTDIAEFDYPEGDINVMTHYQGSGGVPIGTWLQRCSAAFYLREPRLLFTNAINADSKLLIRRDVRSRVKAIAPFIDFRGEPYLISIPDAQQGSINTINQNSNQRQQHQYWVVEGYTHSPTLAYSAAVSPDDSDRYLRNSVKAIVDAYNGSIRFFISEPEDPIVNAWIRGFPDLFEPMQTMPRLVRDHRRVPEDFFNVQVNQLKRYHVDDPQIFYNGDDVWQVPSEIYGGQKINVEPYHITAQVQGNDSSEFLLLQPLTPLARPNLTAWLVARNDGDHYGELELIDFPKDKIILGPEQVQALIHQDPDVSEQFGLWDQDDLELVQGNLLVLPVGSGLLYVEPVYLRTRKVGLPSLARIVVSDGRLVAMDQDLNLALDQLMKKAPPV, encoded by the coding sequence ATGCAGATCGAGTGGCTCTGGTTCGATCAGTTCAATTTGGCCAATGTGCTTTTAGAGCGCTGGCTTCTTCAGCTTTTGTTGGCGGGGGTGGCAATGCTGCCGTTGCTTGCAGCCCGGGCCTGGTCCAGACAATTCAGACAACAGAGGCTGACGTCCTCCCAGGGGATCAGCCTTCGTGGATGGCCGTACGGAATCGCCCTGCTGATCTGCGCTGGTGTGGTGCTGATCAGTGCACTGCTGACGCTGGATCTTTTGGCGTTGGCCATCCGTGATCCATTTCAACTCGGGGATTGGCAGTCAAACGTATGGCCTCACAACCGAATCGGCTCAGTTGTGAAGCTCGTCCAAGTTGGGGGGATTGGCCTGGCGATGGCCTGGCTGCGTTTGAGGCCTTGGTTGGGCCGGATTGTTGCTGCGTCGTGGGTTGTTGTCGTCAGCCGCGCCTGGGGAATCTGGTCGCTGGCTCTCTGGATTCCTGATGAATCCACGAAAGACCCCTTGCTCGGAACGGATTTGAGCTTCGGCTTGGGGCGTTTTGCCGGAGTGCATCTGGCCCTGGACCTGCTGCTCTTGGGCGCCGCGTTCACCCTCGTGTTTGAGCTCTGGCGGGTTCTGGCGAGTTCACAAGCCATCTCTGACTGGGCCAGTCCGGCCTTTTCACCGCGACAGATTCGGTTGATCCGGTTGCTTTCGGCGCTTCTGCTGCTCGGAGCAGCAGGACTGGTGTGGTTATCGAGGCACCAGCTCCTGTGGACTCAACACGGCCTGGTGGCAGGGGCTGGATGGTTGCAGGCCCACATGACCCTTCCGTTGCGTGGTTTCGCCACACTGCTGCTGGTGCTGATGGGGTTGGCGCTTCTGTTGCCCTGTCAGCGACGGCTGCGTCAATTCCTTGCACTGGCCTTGGCGACGCTCGTCCTGCTGGAGACGGTGGCAACACCGCTGACGCGCTGGCTCGTAGTGCGTCCCAGGGAGTTTGCTTTACAAGAGCGCTATCTAAAAAATGCCATTGAGGCCACGCAATGGGGCTTCCAGTTGGATCAAATCAAGAGTCAAGTCGATGACCCCTCAAGGTTCAGTCCGACTGATCGTGAGGAAGGAGCCAGCACGCTTGAAAATGTCCGCATCTGGGACAGCGGTCCCCTGCTGGAAGCAAACCGTCAGCTGCAACAGCTGAGGGTCTACTACCGCTTTTCCAACGCAGCCGTTGACCGCTATCCGTTGAATCAAGACAGCGATTCATCCCAGCAGGTGATTGTCTCGGCCCGCGAGTTGGATCAATCCGCATTGCCACGTCGTTCCAAAACCTGGCAAAACCGCCATTTCATCTTCACCCACGGCTACGGCTTCACCGTCAGTCCGGTGAATGAACGCAGAGACGATGGTCTCCCCTCCTATTTCATCAAAGGGCTTGGCACAGAAACAAAAATCGCTGGAAATCCAGCGCTGGGTATTGAACGATCGGAGGTTGAGGAAGAAATTCCCGTCGGTGACGCAGCGCTCTATTACGGGATGCTTCCTTCCCCCTATGCCATTGCTCCAACAGATATAGCGGAATTCGATTACCCCGAAGGCGACATCAATGTGATGACGCATTATCAGGGATCGGGCGGCGTGCCGATTGGAACCTGGCTTCAACGTTGCTCAGCAGCCTTTTATCTTCGTGAACCTCGATTGCTGTTTACAAACGCGATCAATGCTGATTCCAAACTGCTGATCCGGCGTGATGTGCGCAGTCGCGTTAAAGCGATCGCACCCTTCATTGATTTTCGCGGTGAACCTTACTTGATCTCAATTCCCGATGCTCAGCAGGGTTCCATTAATACGATCAACCAGAATTCAAATCAACGCCAGCAACATCAGTATTGGGTCGTTGAGGGTTACACCCACAGCCCAACTCTGGCCTATAGCGCAGCAGTCTCGCCAGACGATTCTGATCGATATTTAAGAAACTCGGTAAAAGCCATCGTCGATGCCTACAACGGCAGCATTCGTTTTTTCATATCAGAGCCTGAGGATCCGATTGTGAATGCCTGGATTCGCGGCTTCCCCGATTTATTTGAACCAATGCAGACGATGCCACGTCTTGTTCGTGATCACCGCAGAGTTCCTGAAGATTTCTTCAATGTTCAGGTGAATCAGCTCAAGCGGTATCACGTAGACGATCCTCAAATCTTCTACAACGGGGATGATGTTTGGCAGGTTCCCAGTGAAATCTATGGGGGGCAAAAAATTAACGTTGAGCCATATCACATCACAGCCCAAGTCCAAGGCAACGACAGCTCAGAATTTCTTCTGCTCCAACCGCTGACCCCCCTGGCTCGTCCGAATCTCACAGCCTGGTTGGTGGCTCGAAACGACGGCGACCACTACGGTGAATTAGAACTTATCGATTTTCCTAAAGACAAAATCATCCTTGGCCCGGAGCAAGTTCAGGCGCTGATTCATCAGGATCCAGACGTGAGCGAGCAGTTTGGCCTTTGGGATCAGGACGACCTCGAGCTCGTGCAAGGCAATCTTCTTGTGCTTCCCGTTGGTTCAGGACTGCTGTATGTGGAACCGGTGTATCTGCGCACCAGGAAGGTTGGGCTGCCCTCGCTGGCCAGGATTGTTGTGAGTGACGGTCGGTTGGTCGCCATGGACCAGGACCTCAATCTCGCTTTGGATCAACTCATGAAAAAAGCCCCACCCGTTTGA
- a CDS encoding peroxiredoxin — protein MTDTGCLRVGQQAPDFTATAVVDQEFKEVTLSQYRGKYVVLFFYPLDFTFVCPTEITAFSDRYADFSSKNTEVLGVSVDSQFSHLAWIQTPRNQGGLGDINYPLVADLKKEISTAYNVLDDAEGVALRGLFIIDPDGVIMHATINNLPVGRNVDETLRVLQAFQYVQSNPDEVCPANWTPGEKTMKPDPKGSKEYFSAIG, from the coding sequence ATGACCGACACCGGTTGCTTGCGTGTGGGCCAGCAGGCCCCTGATTTCACAGCCACCGCAGTGGTGGACCAGGAGTTCAAGGAAGTCACCCTGTCCCAGTATCGGGGCAAGTACGTGGTGCTGTTCTTCTATCCACTGGATTTCACCTTCGTTTGCCCGACTGAAATCACGGCTTTCAGCGACCGCTACGCTGATTTCTCCAGCAAGAACACCGAGGTTCTCGGCGTTTCGGTGGACAGCCAGTTCAGTCACCTGGCTTGGATCCAGACCCCTCGGAATCAGGGTGGCCTGGGCGATATCAACTATCCCCTCGTTGCCGACCTGAAGAAGGAAATTTCCACGGCCTACAATGTTCTCGATGACGCTGAGGGTGTTGCCCTTCGTGGTCTGTTCATCATCGACCCCGATGGTGTGATCATGCATGCCACCATCAACAACCTGCCTGTTGGCCGCAACGTGGATGAGACCCTGCGGGTTCTGCAGGCCTTCCAGTACGTGCAGTCCAACCCCGATGAGGTTTGCCCGGCCAACTGGACTCCTGGTGAAAAGACCATGAAGCCTGATCCCAAGGGTTCAAAGGAATACTTCTCCGCCATCGGCTGA